The following proteins come from a genomic window of Montipora foliosa isolate CH-2021 chromosome 2, ASM3666993v2, whole genome shotgun sequence:
- the LOC137993648 gene encoding protein CutA homolog produces the protein MFLLRSLFVASLAGYWRLFPKRFLMAASWSNGEYSSAFVTCPNADVAKKIARGLVQKKIAACVNIIPGITSVYTWEGKVEEDAEVLMMIKTKTNRLGDLTDYVRSEHPYDVPEVISMKLGEGNPAYLQWIRDTVPDK, from the exons ATGTTCCTTCTTCGAAGTTTATTTGTTGCTTCTCTTGCTGGATATTGGAGATTATTCCCGAAACGTTTTCTCATGGCTGCAAGTTGGTCAAATGGAGAATATTCATCTGCATTTGTTACCTGCCCCAATGCTGACGTCGCCAAGAAAATAGCAAG AGGGCTTGTACAAAAGAAGATTGCAGCCTGTGTGAATATAATTCCTGGAATTACGTCGGT ATATACTTGGGAAGGCAAGGTAGAGGAAGATGCAGAAGTTTTAATG atgataaaaacaaaaacaaacagactTGGTGACCTCACTGATTATGTCAG AAGTGAACATCCTTACGATGTGCCTGAAGTTATCAGTATGAAG CTTGGCGAAGGAAATCCAGCATACTTACAGTGGATTCGAGACACCGTTCCTGACaaataa